The Streptomyces sp. NBC_00286 nucleotide sequence AGGGCAGCCGACGGTCGATGATCAGCTTCTTGATCCGCTCCTGCAGGTCACGCGCCATGGCGAGAGGGTAGCGGCTTCGCTCCCGCTGGGGGTGCGGTGATGAGGGGGCGGTGCGGTGCGGTGATGAGGCTGCGGGTCGGTGGGGGCTGGTCGCTCCCCCACTCTCGGCTCCTCCCCCACTCTCGGCTCCTCCCCCACTCTCGGCTCCTCCCCCACTCTCGGCTTCGCTCGAGCGGGGGGACCCCCATGAGCGGGGGGACCCCCATCGCGGCGGAGCCGCAGATGTCACAGCCCCGCGCCCCTGAAGGAAGGCCTGCGGCCTCCTTCAGGGGCGCGGGACCGCGCAGGGCCTCGCCGCGGTTGCCTGGTGCCGTACGTCGTTCGGACCGTCAGCATGCGGTTGTTGGTGGGGGTTGAGAAACTGGCGTATGTGCGCGAGTGCGGACATCTCCACCCGAAGGGGGCGGCCGATGAGTACGACTACTTCGGAGTCGGAGCAGGGTCCTGAAGGGTCCCGGGTGCCGCGGTTGATTCACAACGAGGCGACCACCGAGATTCCGGTGCATCTGTTGTTCCGGCCGACCGAGGTCGGGTCGGGCGGACAGGCCGGGCAGGTTGGGCACGTCGCTCCTCGGCGGGGGACTGGGGAGCAGCCGCGGGTGGTTCGGCGGGAGTCGGTGGCGGCGGCGGTTGTCGATCCTGAGCTGGTGGAGCGGTCGGCGCGGGTGCTGCCGGGGGCGGTGGGTGTGCTGGCCGGGGGTGGCGGGGTCGCCGGGTGTGTGGTGACGGGCTGGTGGGCGGGCGTACTGCCTTCCCTCGCGCGGGAGTTGACGGGACTGCCCGCGTACGCGGGTGCCGGGCTCGGTGCTCCGCAGTGGGCGGCGTTCGCCGTGTCCGGGGCGGTCGGGCTCTTTGGGTTCGGGGGGTTGGCCCGGGGGCGGACCGGGTGTGCCTGGGTGCTCGGGCTCTTCGGGCGCTACCGGGGCACCGTTCGGCGTACGGGGCTGATGTGGGTGAACCCGTTGCTGCTGCGGCGCCGGATCGACGTACGGCTGCGGCACTGGCGCAGTGAGCCGATGCCGGCCGTTGACGCGCATGGGCTCGCCCTGCGCGTCGTGGTGTTGGTGATCTGGCGGGTCAGGGACACCGCTCGGGCCGCGCTCGGCGTCGAGGAATACGAGCGGTATCTGCGCGAGTGCGTGGAGGCGGCGCTGG carries:
- a CDS encoding SPFH domain-containing protein; this translates as MSTTTSESEQGPEGSRVPRLIHNEATTEIPVHLLFRPTEVGSGGQAGQVGHVAPRRGTGEQPRVVRRESVAAAVVDPELVERSARVLPGAVGVLAGGGGVAGCVVTGWWAGVLPSLARELTGLPAYAGAGLGAPQWAAFAVSGAVGLFGFGGLARGRTGCAWVLGLFGRYRGTVRRTGLMWVNPLLLRRRIDVRLRHWRSEPMPAVDAHGLALRVVVLVIWRVRDTARAALGVEEYERYLRECVEAALARLPADGEGVREKLTRLVAADAVAAGLQVFSVQPLRTEYAPEVAAVIQRRRLAALDAPLEGQV